From Streptomyces sp. 6-11-2, one genomic window encodes:
- a CDS encoding ABC transporter permease has protein sequence MSQQAAPAVSTPPAPGSQQTDGRTVRRPLALRLLARPEVGVFLGAVAVLVFFLAVAPSVRQGGSMATVLYQSSTIGIMALPVALLMIGGEFDLSAGVAVITSALTASMLSYQLTMNVWAGVIVALAVSLGVGAFNGWMLVKTGLPSFLVTLGTFLILQGVNLAVTKLVTGNVATDDISDMDGFEQAKAVFASSFDVGGVEVKITVVWWLVFAALATWVLLRTKYGNWIFAVGGNKDSARAVGVPVTFTKITLFMLVGFGAWFAGMHQLFSFNTVQSGEGVGQELIYIAAAVIGGCLLTGGYGSAIGPVFGAFMFGMVNQGIVYAGWNPDWFKAFLGVMLLGAVLINLWVRRTATRR, from the coding sequence ATGTCCCAGCAGGCCGCACCGGCGGTGAGCACACCGCCGGCCCCCGGCTCCCAGCAGACCGACGGCCGAACCGTACGGCGCCCGCTGGCGCTCAGGCTGCTGGCCCGCCCGGAGGTCGGGGTCTTCCTCGGCGCCGTCGCCGTGCTCGTGTTCTTCCTCGCCGTCGCGCCCTCGGTCCGCCAGGGCGGCTCCATGGCGACGGTCCTGTACCAGTCGTCGACCATCGGGATCATGGCCCTGCCGGTGGCGCTGCTGATGATCGGCGGCGAGTTCGACCTCTCCGCCGGTGTCGCGGTGATCACCTCGGCGCTCACCGCGAGCATGCTCAGCTACCAGCTCACGATGAACGTGTGGGCGGGTGTGATCGTCGCCCTGGCGGTGTCGCTGGGGGTCGGCGCCTTCAACGGCTGGATGCTGGTGAAGACCGGCCTGCCGAGCTTCCTGGTCACCCTGGGCACCTTCCTGATCCTCCAGGGCGTCAACCTCGCCGTCACCAAACTGGTCACCGGCAACGTCGCCACCGACGACATCAGCGACATGGACGGCTTCGAGCAGGCGAAGGCCGTCTTCGCCTCGTCCTTCGACGTCGGCGGTGTCGAGGTGAAGATCACCGTGGTGTGGTGGCTGGTCTTCGCCGCACTGGCCACCTGGGTCCTGCTGCGCACCAAGTACGGCAACTGGATCTTCGCGGTCGGCGGCAACAAGGACAGCGCCCGCGCGGTCGGCGTGCCCGTCACCTTCACCAAGATCACCCTGTTCATGCTGGTCGGCTTCGGTGCCTGGTTCGCGGGCATGCACCAGCTGTTCTCGTTCAACACCGTGCAGTCCGGCGAGGGCGTCGGCCAGGAGCTCATCTACATCGCCGCCGCCGTGATCGGCGGCTGCCTGCTCACCGGCGGCTACGGCTCCGCCATCGGCCCCGTCTTCGGCGCCTTCATGTTCGGCATGGTGAACCAGGGCATCGTCTACGCGGGCTGGAACCCCGACTGGTTCAAGGCCTTCCTCGGCGTGATGCTGCTCGGCGCCGTCCTCATCAATCTGTGGGTCCGGCGTACGGCGACCCGGAGGTGA
- a CDS encoding sugar ABC transporter substrate-binding protein — translation MDRSSRRSRGVAPLVAVTAAAALALAGCSSGSGGKKAEEGGDGGGTAGKAGTPRMTVALVTHQAPGDTFWDIVRKGAEAAAAKDNIKLVYSADPNAGTQANLVQNAIDQKVDGIAVTLAKPEAMRSVLAKAEQAGIPVVGLNSGLNDWKKLNLLEFFGQDESVAGEAFGKKLNEVGAKKAVCVIHEQGNVGLTQRCDGVKKTFQGSIENLYVNGADMPSVKSTITAKLKQDGSVDHVVTLGAPVAMTAVQSVGDAGSKAQVATFDLNKELAGAVKKGDIEFAVDQQPYLQGYLAVDGLWLYKNNGNYSGGGEQPVLTGPAFVDKSNVEKIAGFAAKGTR, via the coding sequence ATGGACCGCTCTTCTCGCCGCTCCCGCGGAGTCGCCCCCCTCGTGGCCGTGACCGCGGCGGCGGCCCTGGCCCTCGCCGGCTGTTCCAGCGGCTCGGGCGGAAAGAAGGCCGAGGAGGGCGGGGACGGCGGCGGCACCGCGGGCAAGGCCGGCACGCCCCGGATGACGGTCGCGCTGGTCACCCACCAGGCACCCGGCGACACCTTCTGGGACATCGTCCGCAAGGGCGCCGAGGCGGCCGCCGCCAAGGACAACATCAAGCTGGTCTACTCCGCCGACCCCAACGCCGGCACCCAGGCCAACCTCGTCCAGAACGCCATCGACCAGAAGGTCGACGGCATCGCCGTCACCCTCGCCAAGCCGGAGGCGATGCGGAGCGTGCTGGCCAAGGCCGAGCAGGCCGGCATACCCGTGGTCGGACTCAACTCCGGCCTGAACGACTGGAAGAAGCTCAACCTGCTGGAGTTCTTCGGGCAGGACGAGTCGGTGGCGGGCGAGGCGTTCGGCAAGAAGCTGAACGAGGTCGGCGCCAAGAAGGCCGTCTGCGTGATCCACGAGCAGGGCAACGTCGGCCTGACCCAGCGCTGCGACGGCGTGAAGAAGACCTTCCAGGGCTCGATCGAGAACCTCTACGTCAACGGCGCGGACATGCCGTCGGTGAAGTCGACGATCACCGCCAAGCTCAAGCAGGACGGCTCCGTCGACCACGTCGTCACCCTCGGCGCCCCCGTCGCGATGACCGCGGTGCAGTCGGTGGGCGACGCGGGCAGCAAGGCCCAGGTCGCCACCTTCGACCTCAACAAGGAGCTGGCCGGCGCCGTCAAGAAGGGCGACATCGAGTTCGCCGTCGACCAGCAGCCCTACCTCCAGGGCTACCTGGCCGTGGACGGCCTGTGGCTGTACAAGAACAACGGCAACTACAGCGGCGGCGGTGAGCAGCCCGTGCTCACCGGACCGGCCTTCGTCGACAAGTCCAACGTCGAGAAGATCGCGGGGTTCGCCGCGAAGGGCACCAGGTGA
- the iolC gene encoding 5-dehydro-2-deoxygluconokinase — protein sequence MAEPAESAQSFDLITMGRIGVDLYPLQSGVPLARVETFGKFLGGSAANVAVAAARLGRSTAVITRTGDDPFGAYLHEALKDFGVDDRWVTPVAAYPTPVTFCEIFPPDDFPLYFYRRPKAPDLEIHTDELDLSAIRAARIFWITGTGLSEEPSRSATLAALAARDKAGTTVFDLDWRPMFWPDPARARPYYAEALRHATVAVGNVDECEIATGVREPEACAEALLAAGVELAVVKQGPKGVLAVHRDGSRAEVPPVPVEVVNGLGAGDAFGGSLCHGLLSGWDLTTAMRYANAAGALVASRLACSSAMPTRAEVDGLLARATA from the coding sequence ATGGCAGAGCCCGCTGAGTCCGCCCAGTCCTTCGACCTGATCACCATGGGACGCATCGGAGTCGATCTCTACCCCCTGCAGTCCGGCGTACCCCTGGCCCGCGTGGAGACCTTCGGCAAGTTCCTCGGCGGTTCCGCGGCCAACGTGGCCGTCGCCGCGGCCCGGCTCGGCCGCTCCACCGCGGTGATCACCCGCACCGGCGACGACCCGTTCGGCGCGTATCTCCACGAGGCGCTGAAGGACTTCGGCGTCGACGACCGCTGGGTCACGCCGGTCGCCGCGTACCCCACCCCGGTGACCTTCTGCGAGATCTTCCCGCCGGACGACTTCCCCCTCTACTTCTACCGCCGGCCCAAGGCCCCGGACCTGGAGATCCACACCGACGAGCTGGACCTCTCCGCCATCCGCGCGGCCCGGATCTTCTGGATCACCGGCACCGGCCTGAGCGAGGAGCCGAGCCGCTCCGCCACACTCGCCGCCCTGGCCGCGCGCGACAAGGCGGGCACCACCGTCTTCGACCTCGACTGGCGCCCGATGTTCTGGCCGGATCCCGCCCGGGCCCGCCCGTACTACGCCGAGGCGCTGCGGCACGCCACCGTGGCGGTCGGCAACGTCGACGAGTGCGAGATCGCCACCGGCGTGCGCGAACCCGAGGCCTGCGCCGAGGCGCTGCTGGCGGCCGGTGTGGAACTGGCCGTCGTCAAACAGGGCCCCAAGGGAGTCCTCGCGGTGCACCGGGACGGCAGCCGGGCCGAGGTCCCGCCGGTGCCCGTCGAGGTCGTCAACGGCCTCGGCGCGGGCGACGCGTTCGGCGGCTCGCTCTGCCACGGCCTGCTGTCGGGCTGGGACCTGACGACGGCCATGCGGTACGCCAACGCGGCCGGCGCCCTCGTCGCCTCCCGCCTCGCCTGCTCCTCCGCGATGCCCACCCGTGCGGAGGTCGACGGCCTCCTCGCGCGAGCCACTGCCTGA
- a CDS encoding deoxyribose-phosphate aldolase, with protein MSLSIPDLTAVRARHPEAVAEAAAHRVRRPLIGDSGRLMIVAADHPARGALGVGDRRLAMANRADLLERLCVALSRPGVDGVLATADVLEDLLLLGVLDGKVVMGSMNRGGLSGASFEMDDRFTGHRARDIARLRFDAGKLLLRIDYDDPGSLTTMESTARAVDEMAELRLPVFVEPFIARRAGGRVANDLSAEAVTRSIAIASGLGGTSAYTWLKLPVTENPDDMAEVLRTSTLPAVLLGGEIGDDQEGAYERWRKALRLPTVQGMVVGRSLLYPAAGSVESAVDTAVSLL; from the coding sequence TTGAGCCTCAGCATCCCCGACCTGACCGCGGTCCGTGCCCGGCACCCCGAGGCCGTCGCGGAGGCGGCCGCGCACCGGGTGCGCCGCCCGCTGATCGGCGACAGCGGCCGACTGATGATCGTGGCCGCCGACCACCCCGCCCGCGGCGCGCTCGGGGTCGGCGACCGCAGACTCGCCATGGCCAACCGGGCCGACCTGCTCGAACGTCTCTGCGTCGCGCTGTCGCGGCCCGGCGTCGACGGGGTGCTCGCCACCGCCGACGTCCTGGAGGACCTGCTGCTCCTCGGGGTGCTCGACGGCAAGGTCGTCATGGGCTCGATGAACCGCGGCGGCCTGTCCGGCGCCTCCTTCGAGATGGACGACCGCTTCACCGGGCACCGCGCCCGCGACATCGCCCGGCTCCGCTTCGACGCGGGCAAGCTGCTGCTGCGCATCGACTACGACGACCCGGGCTCACTGACCACCATGGAGTCCACCGCGCGGGCCGTCGACGAGATGGCGGAGTTGCGCCTGCCGGTCTTCGTCGAGCCGTTCATCGCGCGCCGCGCCGGCGGCAGGGTCGCCAACGACCTGTCCGCCGAGGCCGTCACCCGCTCCATCGCCATAGCGTCGGGCCTGGGCGGCACCTCCGCCTACACCTGGCTGAAACTGCCCGTCACCGAGAATCCGGACGACATGGCCGAGGTCCTGCGGACCTCCACGCTGCCGGCCGTGCTGCTCGGCGGCGAGATCGGCGACGACCAGGAGGGCGCCTACGAGCGCTGGCGCAAGGCCCTCAGACTCCCCACCGTGCAGGGCATGGTCGTCGGCCGGTCACTGCTGTATCCGGCCGCGGGCAGTGTGGAGAGCGCGGTCGACACGGCCGTGAGCCTGCTGTGA
- the iolB gene encoding 5-deoxy-glucuronate isomerase: MTSPYHLPAGKALAGPYVVDVSPESAGWDHAGLRVLELPPGGSHTFETGDSEWIVLPLSGGCTVAADDDFGSDTFQLAGRESVFSGVSDFAYVPRDARATVSSTGGGRFALTGARCARRLPARYGPASGVPVELRGTGNCSRQVNNFGAAAPSGGADGQGFECDKLIAVEVITPGGNWSSFPPHKHDEHRPGEESVLEEIYYFEFAAHDGTPGLGYQRVSPSGPGRETDVLAEVRGGDVVLIPDGWHGPSMAVPGHHMYYLNVMAGPDAERAWLICDHPDHAWIRDTWPEQPVDPRLPLYTAPSP; the protein is encoded by the coding sequence GTGACCAGCCCCTACCACCTCCCCGCCGGAAAGGCCCTCGCCGGCCCCTACGTCGTGGACGTGAGCCCGGAGTCCGCCGGCTGGGACCACGCCGGCCTGCGCGTCCTGGAACTGCCGCCCGGCGGCTCGCACACCTTCGAAACCGGCGACAGCGAGTGGATCGTGCTGCCGCTCAGCGGCGGCTGCACGGTCGCCGCCGACGACGATTTCGGCAGTGACACGTTCCAACTGGCCGGCCGCGAGAGCGTGTTCAGCGGTGTGAGCGACTTCGCGTACGTACCCCGCGACGCCCGCGCGACCGTCTCGTCCACCGGCGGCGGACGGTTCGCGCTCACCGGCGCCCGCTGCGCCCGGCGCCTGCCCGCCCGTTACGGTCCGGCGTCCGGCGTACCGGTGGAGCTGCGCGGCACCGGGAACTGCTCCCGCCAGGTCAACAACTTCGGCGCGGCCGCCCCCTCCGGAGGCGCTGACGGGCAGGGTTTCGAGTGCGACAAGCTGATCGCCGTGGAGGTGATCACCCCGGGCGGCAACTGGTCCTCCTTCCCGCCGCACAAGCACGACGAGCACCGGCCGGGCGAGGAGTCGGTCCTGGAGGAGATCTACTACTTCGAGTTCGCCGCCCACGACGGCACCCCCGGCCTCGGGTACCAGCGAGTCTCCCCGTCCGGTCCCGGCCGGGAGACGGACGTGCTGGCCGAGGTGCGCGGCGGTGACGTGGTCCTGATCCCGGACGGCTGGCACGGGCCGTCGATGGCCGTGCCCGGCCACCACATGTACTACCTCAACGTCATGGCCGGACCGGACGCCGAGCGCGCCTGGCTGATCTGCGACCACCCCGACCACGCGTGGATCCGCGACACCTGGCCCGAGCAGCCCGTCGACCCCCGCCTCCCCCTGTACACCGCCCCTTCCCCGTGA
- the iolD gene encoding 3D-(3,5/4)-trihydroxycyclohexane-1,2-dione acylhydrolase (decyclizing), whose protein sequence is MSHSTIRLTAAQALVRFLAAQYTERDGVRHRLIAGTWGIFGHGNVAGLGQALMEAGEDVMPYHQGRNEQAMVHAAVGYARQRGRLSTQAVTTSIGPGATNLATGAALATINRLPVLLLPGDYFASHAADPLLQQLEHPVEADVSVNDTLRPVSRWFDRITRPEALIPSALNAMRVLTDPAETGAVTLALPQDVQAEAFDWPEEFFAERVWRVRRPAPDPAELADAVRAVRAARRPLVVAGGGVHHSGAEDALKALADATGIPVASTQAGKGSLRHDHPADLGGIGHTGTAVSDDLARTADLVIGVGTRYTDFTTASGTLFQNPEVRFVNLNVTAFDAHKLAATTLVCDARTGLTALTEALAGHRVDAGYEAGYRAGKERWERVVEAAFRADDDSAVPTQSQVLGALDAVVGDDDVVINAAGSLPGDLHKLWRTRSPRQYHLEYGYSCMGYEIPAAIGVQQAAPDTPVWALVGDGTYLMMPTEIVTAVQEGLPVNVVLVQNHGYASIGGLSESVGAERYGTAYRYRAADGSFTGAPLPVDLAANAASLGMEVLRAKTVGELRRALGAARASDRPTCVHVETDVERPAPAAPPAEAWWDVPVAEVSAREPAVRARARYDREVAARRRHL, encoded by the coding sequence ATGAGCCATTCCACGATCCGCCTCACCGCCGCCCAGGCGCTGGTGCGGTTCCTCGCCGCCCAGTACACCGAACGGGACGGCGTAAGGCACCGGCTGATCGCCGGCACCTGGGGCATCTTCGGCCACGGCAACGTGGCCGGTCTCGGACAGGCGCTGATGGAGGCGGGCGAGGACGTCATGCCCTACCACCAGGGCCGCAACGAGCAGGCCATGGTGCACGCGGCGGTCGGGTACGCCCGGCAGCGCGGCCGGCTGTCCACGCAGGCGGTCACGACGTCCATCGGACCGGGCGCCACCAACCTCGCCACGGGTGCGGCCCTGGCCACGATCAACCGCCTCCCGGTGCTCCTGCTCCCCGGCGACTACTTCGCCTCGCACGCCGCCGACCCGCTGCTCCAGCAGCTGGAGCACCCCGTCGAGGCGGACGTGTCCGTCAACGACACCCTGCGCCCGGTGTCCCGCTGGTTCGACCGGATCACCCGCCCCGAGGCCCTGATCCCCTCCGCCCTGAACGCCATGCGGGTGCTCACCGACCCGGCCGAGACCGGGGCGGTCACCCTCGCGCTGCCGCAGGACGTGCAGGCGGAGGCCTTCGACTGGCCCGAGGAGTTCTTCGCCGAGCGGGTGTGGCGGGTACGGCGTCCCGCCCCGGACCCGGCCGAACTCGCCGACGCGGTACGGGCCGTGCGGGCCGCCCGGCGTCCACTGGTCGTCGCCGGCGGCGGAGTCCACCACAGCGGGGCCGAGGACGCGCTGAAGGCGCTCGCCGACGCCACCGGCATCCCGGTCGCCTCCACCCAGGCGGGCAAGGGCTCGCTGCGCCACGACCACCCGGCCGACCTCGGCGGCATCGGCCACACCGGCACGGCCGTCAGTGACGACCTGGCCCGCACCGCGGACCTGGTCATCGGCGTCGGCACCCGCTACACCGACTTCACCACGGCCTCCGGCACGCTCTTCCAGAACCCGGAGGTCCGGTTCGTCAACCTCAACGTCACCGCGTTCGACGCCCACAAGCTGGCGGCCACCACCCTCGTCTGCGACGCGCGGACCGGTCTGACGGCACTCACGGAGGCACTGGCCGGGCACCGTGTGGACGCCGGGTACGAGGCCGGGTACCGCGCCGGCAAGGAGCGCTGGGAGCGGGTGGTCGAGGCGGCGTTCCGCGCCGACGACGACAGCGCCGTACCGACCCAGAGCCAGGTGCTGGGCGCGCTGGACGCGGTCGTGGGCGACGACGACGTGGTGATCAACGCGGCTGGCTCCCTCCCCGGTGACCTGCACAAACTGTGGCGGACCCGCTCCCCGCGCCAGTACCACCTGGAGTACGGCTACTCCTGCATGGGCTACGAGATCCCGGCCGCGATCGGCGTGCAGCAGGCCGCGCCGGACACGCCGGTGTGGGCGCTGGTCGGCGACGGCACCTACCTGATGATGCCGACGGAGATCGTCACCGCCGTCCAGGAGGGCCTGCCCGTCAACGTGGTGCTGGTCCAGAACCACGGGTACGCCTCCATCGGCGGCCTGTCGGAGTCGGTGGGCGCCGAGCGCTACGGCACCGCCTACCGCTACCGCGCCGCCGACGGCTCCTTCACGGGCGCACCCCTCCCCGTGGACCTCGCCGCCAACGCCGCCAGCCTCGGCATGGAGGTGCTGCGCGCCAAGACGGTCGGCGAGCTGCGCCGGGCGCTCGGCGCGGCCCGCGCCTCCGACCGGCCGACGTGCGTCCACGTCGAGACCGACGTCGAGCGTCCCGCCCCGGCCGCTCCCCCGGCCGAGGCCTGGTGGGACGTGCCGGTGGCCGAGGTGTCCGCCCGTGAGCCCGCCGTCCGGGCCCGCGCGCGCTACGACCGCGAGGTGGCCGCCCGCCGCCGCCATCTGTGA
- a CDS encoding GntR family transcriptional regulator has translation MAATGDRSRPGTVCALDSLDFALDRGSPVPLYHQFAQQLEGAIERGLLIPGDLLGNEIDLSARLGLSRPTVRQAIQSLVDKGLLVRRRGVGTQVVHSRVKRPLELSSLYDDLETAGQGPTTRVLRNERVPATADVAAALGLAKGAEVTVLERLRFTHGRPVAFLCNHLPAALLEPDTARLESTGLYRVMRSAGITLHSARQTIGARAATAEEAPLLDEREGAALLTMQRTAYDDTGRAVEHGTHVYRASRYTFDFQLLVRS, from the coding sequence ATGGCGGCGACCGGTGACCGGTCCCGTCCCGGGACCGTCTGCGCGCTCGATTCCCTGGACTTCGCGCTGGACCGGGGCAGTCCGGTGCCGCTGTACCACCAGTTCGCCCAGCAGCTGGAGGGGGCGATCGAACGCGGGCTCCTCATCCCGGGGGACCTCCTGGGCAACGAGATCGACCTGTCCGCGCGCCTGGGCCTGTCCCGCCCCACGGTCCGCCAGGCCATCCAGTCCCTGGTCGACAAGGGCCTCCTGGTGCGGCGGCGCGGGGTGGGCACCCAGGTGGTGCACAGCAGGGTCAAGCGCCCCCTGGAGCTGAGCAGTCTCTACGACGACCTGGAGACGGCCGGGCAGGGACCGACCACCAGGGTGCTGCGCAACGAGCGGGTGCCCGCGACCGCCGACGTGGCCGCCGCGCTCGGCCTCGCGAAGGGCGCCGAGGTCACGGTGCTGGAACGGCTGCGGTTCACGCACGGCCGGCCGGTGGCCTTCCTGTGCAACCACCTGCCGGCGGCCCTGCTCGAACCGGACACCGCCCGGCTGGAGTCGACGGGTCTGTACCGCGTGATGCGCTCGGCGGGCATCACCCTGCACAGCGCCCGCCAGACCATCGGCGCCCGCGCGGCCACCGCCGAGGAGGCCCCCCTGCTCGACGAGCGGGAGGGCGCCGCCCTGCTCACCATGCAGCGCACGGCCTACGACGACACGGGCCGCGCGGTCGAGCACGGCACCCACGTGTACCGCGCGTCCCGGTACACCTTCGACTTCCAGCTGCTGGTGAGGTCGTGA